The nucleotide sequence CCTTGAAAGTAATGTGGGGCTGAATGCCATCGCACAGTGGACCTACACCTTGCAAAGCCCGATGCCACAAGGTTTGGGCACGGGAAGCCTGTATACCAACAACCTCGATTCGCCCTTAACGGTGCAAAAGGGACAATTGTTCTATAGGGATAATAAAAAATGGAAAAGTAATTTAATTGAAGATTTATGTATATAGCACAAGCGTATAGAGGATTGAGTGATTCGTGGAGGTATGTTATCGGACTCCTGGTTGTTTTTTTTGTATGGCAATTTATAGGAGGTATTCCCTTGATTATTGCGCTTTTGGTCAAGGCCGATTCCCTTGCGGTTTTAGGATCTGGGGATATGGGCGTAATGGCCGATATTTTAGGGGCCAACACCCTGTTTTTCTTGATGTTGTTGACCTTTGTAATCGGTTTGATCGGCCTTTTTGCCTATGTGTCCTTGGTACATAAACAGAAAATCACCCAACTTACGACTTCGCGTAAGAAAATCGATTTTAAAAGGGTCTTCTTTGCTTTTTTCGTTTGGGCCTTGATTTCCACGGCCTTTATCTCTGTCGATATCGTGCTTTCCCCGGAGAATTATGAATTCAATTTTAACTTGGAGCCGTTTTTAATCTTGGCAGTTATCGCCGTTTTGATGATTCCGCTACAGACGAGCATGGAAGAATACTACATGCGGGGCTATATGATGCAGGGGCTCGGAATTATGGCCAAGAACCGTTGGGTGCCTTTGTTCGTGACTTCCTTGCTTTTTGGGATCATGCACGTTTTTAATCCTGAAGTTGCGAAAATGGGCTATGGTATTTTGATTTTCTATATAGGCACAGGCTTTTTTCTCGGTATTATTACTTTGATGGACGAAGGTTTGGAATTGGCCTTGGGCTTTCATGCGGCCAACAACTTGACCGCAGCACTTTTGGTCACGGCCGATTGGACGGCTTTTCAGACCAACTCTTTGTACCGTGATGTTTCCGACCCTGTTTTAGGTTGGGATATTTTGGTGCCGGTCTTTGTCATCTATCCGTTATTACTTTATATGTTTTCCAAAAAGTACAAGTGGACCGATTGGAAGGAACGCCTAACAGGGGATGTGCCGTCAAAAGAGACATTTTTAGCCTTAAATAACGATAATGCAGACGTACAAGACCCTTCATCACCAATTTAAACTTAACGGATGTTCCTATTCCAAGGAAGAACTAAAGGAAGTTGCCTATAGTTTGGTAAAGGAAGGGGAGGCCTATGAACAAGCCATCGGCGATTTTCTTATCGATTGGTTGAACGATGCGCCCAGTCTAACCGTTCATACTTCGGGATCAACGGGAAAGCCCAAGCCTATAAGTTTGCAAAAGCAACATATGGTAAATTCGGCCCGTGCTACGGGCGCGTTCTTTGAGCTCCAACCTGGCGACACGGCCCTGCTATGTCTTCCCGCCAGTTATATTGCCGGTAAGATGATGTTGGTCCGCGCCATGGTCTTAGGGCTTTCCCTTGATTGTGTTCATCCATCCTCCAAACCATTGACGGAAACCTCGGCATCGTATGACTTTGTAGCCATGGTTCCCCTGCAGTTTGAAAATTCCTTGAATGAACTTGACGGGGTGAAAAAACTTATTGTTGGGGGCGCACCGGTTTCCTATAAATTGAAACAAAGCTTTCTTAAAGCGGCGCAGCGTACCAAGGTCTACGAAACCTATGGTATGACGGAAACCATAACCCACATAGCGGTGAAGCCCTTATTGGCAGAACTGATCGAATCGAATATAGATTTGGACGTTTTCACGACCTTGGCCGATGTTAGTGTTACCACGGATGAAAGGGGCTGCTTGGTAATCGATGCGCCATTGGTATCCAATGAAACCATCCATACCAATGATATGGTTCGCTTAACTTCGGAAAAGACTTTTAAGTGGTTGGGGCGTCTTGATAATGTCATTAACTCCGGGGGTGTAAAATTATTCCCTGAACAGATAGAGGCCAAGCTGGCCTCGATTATGGAAAACCGTTTTTTTGTGGCCGCCCTGCCCGATGAAGTATTAGGTCAAAAATTGGTTTTGCTAGTGGAAGGAGTTCAAGAAACGGCGCAATTAAGAAATAAGATTGCGAATCTTACATCCCTTAAAAAGTTTGAAGTGCCCAAGGAAATTTTTACCGTGGAGGCCTTTGTAGAAACCTCTAGTGGAAAAATAAAAAGAAAGGCAACCCTAAACAAGGTCGCCTTATAACATCTTGGCTATAGAAATGGGGTTATACTTGTATAACACCCAGGTTAAACTCCTTTTCAATAGGGGCATGGTTGGCCGCCTCGATTCCCATAGAAATCCATTTACGGGTATCCAAAGGGTTTATTACCGCATCGGTCCATAAACGGGAAGCCGCGTAATAAGGCGAAACCTGATTATCATACCTACTTTTGATTTTATTGAAAAGCTCGGCTTCTTTCTTTTCGGTAATCGTTTCCCCTTTTTTCTTGAGCGAGGCCTTTTCAATTTGCAAAAGTACTTTAGCGGCAGAGTTTCCGCCCATAACGGCAAGTTCCGCACTTGGCCAAGCTACTATAAGCCTTGGGTCATAAGCCTTTCCGCACATGGCGTAGTTTCCGGCACCATAACTATTGCCGATAACGATAGTGAATTTCGGAACTACGGAGTTACTTACGGCATTTACCATTTTCGCCCCATCCTTAATGATACCGCCATGTTCACTTTTGCTTCCTACCATAAACCCGGTAACGTCTTGCAGGAAGACAAGTGGGATTTTCTTCTGGTTGCAATTGGCAATAAAGCGGGTGGCCTTATCCGCGGAATCGGAATAGATGACCCCGCCGAACTGCATTTCCCCCTTTTTTGTCTTTACGACCTTGCGTTGGTTCGCCACTATACCTACGGCCCAACCATCAATCCTGGCATAGCCCGTTAAAATGGTTTTACCGTAACCTTCTTTGTATTCTTCAAATTCGGAATTGTCAACCAGGCGTTTTATAATTTCGCCCATATCATACTGATCCGTTCTGGAGCCGGGTAGAATGCCGAAAATATCATCGGGATTTTCCTTGGGTTTTACCGCCTCTTTTCTATTGTATCCGGCCTTGTCAAAATCACCGATTTTGTCCATGATGTTCTTAA is from Zobellia galactanivorans and encodes:
- a CDS encoding AMP-binding protein; translation: MQTYKTLHHQFKLNGCSYSKEELKEVAYSLVKEGEAYEQAIGDFLIDWLNDAPSLTVHTSGSTGKPKPISLQKQHMVNSARATGAFFELQPGDTALLCLPASYIAGKMMLVRAMVLGLSLDCVHPSSKPLTETSASYDFVAMVPLQFENSLNELDGVKKLIVGGAPVSYKLKQSFLKAAQRTKVYETYGMTETITHIAVKPLLAELIESNIDLDVFTTLADVSVTTDERGCLVIDAPLVSNETIHTNDMVRLTSEKTFKWLGRLDNVINSGGVKLFPEQIEAKLASIMENRFFVAALPDEVLGQKLVLLVEGVQETAQLRNKIANLTSLKKFEVPKEIFTVEAFVETSSGKIKRKATLNKVAL
- a CDS encoding acyl-CoA carboxylase subunit beta; the protein is MDIKFNKNEDHNKLLLSDLKRRLAQVKLGGGKARIEKQHAQGKMTARERIDYLLDADKDSIEIGAFVGDGMYEEHGGCPSGGVVIKMGYVSGKQCLVVANDATVKAGAWFPITGKKNLRAQEIAMENRLPIIYLVDSAGVYLPLQDEIFPDKEHFGRIFRNNAIMSSMGITQIAAVMGSCVAGGAYLPIMSDEALIVDKTGSIFLAGSYLVKAAIGESIDNETLGGATTHCEISGVTDYKAKDDADALNTIKNIMDKIGDFDKAGYNRKEAVKPKENPDDIFGILPGSRTDQYDMGEIIKRLVDNSEFEEYKEGYGKTILTGYARIDGWAVGIVANQRKVVKTKKGEMQFGGVIYSDSADKATRFIANCNQKKIPLVFLQDVTGFMVGSKSEHGGIIKDGAKMVNAVSNSVVPKFTIVIGNSYGAGNYAMCGKAYDPRLIVAWPSAELAVMGGNSAAKVLLQIEKASLKKKGETITEKKEAELFNKIKSRYDNQVSPYYAASRLWTDAVINPLDTRKWISMGIEAANHAPIEKEFNLGVIQV
- a CDS encoding CPBP family intramembrane glutamic endopeptidase — protein: MYIAQAYRGLSDSWRYVIGLLVVFFVWQFIGGIPLIIALLVKADSLAVLGSGDMGVMADILGANTLFFLMLLTFVIGLIGLFAYVSLVHKQKITQLTTSRKKIDFKRVFFAFFVWALISTAFISVDIVLSPENYEFNFNLEPFLILAVIAVLMIPLQTSMEEYYMRGYMMQGLGIMAKNRWVPLFVTSLLFGIMHVFNPEVAKMGYGILIFYIGTGFFLGIITLMDEGLELALGFHAANNLTAALLVTADWTAFQTNSLYRDVSDPVLGWDILVPVFVIYPLLLYMFSKKYKWTDWKERLTGDVPSKETFLALNNDNADVQDPSSPI